One window of the Archangium primigenium genome contains the following:
- a CDS encoding LamG domain-containing protein: MPHPERSWPLASLLGCVLAAGGADAATPRPSLVNTRIATPFGANGHASSIDGRLFIGNVGEDHATTTTTWRARVFKPEAVTYDTEGKPGFGAAFSPGKTTQVKNGENALALCFPNPAQPYTLASGVAVYQPYVFDSMMFNGPNRFRRRTMEARVSQPFTTQAEVAAFTTGALETLTTVTGAGIFGIEPTMTSDGRLLLYQGGPQNDGAIDRIMYSYNPTPCAATGWSTPRPLSMMYNDTTSGVKRYPLAWKRLKAATGEDFGDTLTGDIVRGAYPWVDHEGRNVLFMAVGFSGAAGGRREAVSLVGADTGWTAHHVDGSINTDRQDLAHLFYSGPMWNFEQERSPKQNFPPGASNETRYLPVTKTHDVLSLFGSNTSDYNEVDLGELSHPFQVLTLPMNELVTRAGTYDLTRTPDTSGHFYTGTLVGTASISPGNAVTQSTTGSLWEPHGKGKALTLPGGGALRVGLADASNTVPGVGAAVRGFSVQLALRPDATVNQGCGGNPYRYLLAKPGALDLIYEANGAVNMSFVINGTRVRMGFSQALPKGKWTHLAYTWDGVSGEFGEYINGVKTSRALPTAPGTFKLGTGDLFVGAGPNLDTQACPANGEGSFQGAIDEVRFFSQARSNRSICLTTLGADCKDAAIQEEPTGLQFVMNQQHPDCNGIAALGTEACAVSMHRVCAQRGADDALASATNFYETLQQVVGNRPPISLLGVPASATATTVNVACAPIQHESLAVTYEELARRHAECADERASQSTACSAAIHRWCNSLGWTTGQLFEMTSRPWVGCFNSGLVQDVSRQQLGTASATDVTSGASRLEVSAWCQARGYGAGVVQELGGGSVAQVHCFQPAVTRAWKFTP, encoded by the coding sequence ATGCCGCACCCCGAGAGATCCTGGCCCCTGGCGTCCCTGCTCGGCTGTGTCCTGGCCGCGGGCGGCGCGGACGCGGCCACGCCCCGCCCGTCGCTGGTCAACACGCGCATCGCCACGCCCTTTGGCGCCAACGGCCACGCGTCGAGCATCGACGGGCGGCTGTTCATCGGCAACGTGGGCGAGGATCACGCCACCACGACGACCACCTGGCGCGCCCGGGTGTTCAAGCCCGAGGCCGTCACCTATGACACCGAGGGCAAGCCGGGCTTCGGCGCGGCCTTCTCCCCGGGCAAGACGACCCAGGTGAAGAACGGCGAGAACGCGCTGGCGCTCTGCTTTCCCAACCCCGCCCAGCCCTACACGCTCGCGAGCGGCGTGGCCGTCTACCAGCCCTACGTCTTCGACTCGATGATGTTCAACGGGCCCAACCGCTTCCGTCGCCGCACGATGGAGGCGCGCGTCAGCCAGCCCTTCACGACCCAGGCGGAAGTCGCCGCGTTCACCACCGGCGCGCTGGAGACGCTGACGACGGTGACGGGCGCGGGCATTTTTGGCATCGAGCCCACGATGACGTCCGACGGGCGGCTGCTGCTCTACCAGGGCGGCCCCCAGAACGACGGCGCCATCGACCGCATCATGTACAGCTACAACCCCACGCCGTGCGCGGCCACGGGGTGGAGCACGCCGCGCCCGCTGTCGATGATGTACAACGACACCACCTCGGGCGTGAAACGCTACCCGCTGGCCTGGAAGCGGCTCAAGGCCGCCACGGGCGAGGACTTCGGGGACACGCTCACCGGCGACATCGTGCGCGGCGCCTACCCGTGGGTGGACCACGAGGGCCGCAACGTGCTCTTCATGGCCGTGGGCTTCTCGGGCGCGGCCGGCGGCCGACGCGAGGCCGTGAGCCTCGTGGGCGCGGACACCGGGTGGACGGCCCACCACGTCGACGGCAGCATCAACACGGACCGGCAGGACCTCGCGCACCTCTTCTACTCGGGGCCCATGTGGAACTTCGAGCAGGAGCGCTCGCCCAAGCAGAACTTCCCCCCGGGCGCGAGCAACGAGACGCGCTACCTGCCCGTCACCAAGACGCATGACGTGCTGTCGCTCTTCGGCAGCAACACGTCGGACTACAACGAGGTGGACCTGGGCGAGTTGAGCCATCCCTTCCAGGTGCTCACCCTGCCCATGAACGAGCTGGTCACGCGCGCGGGCACGTACGATCTCACGCGCACGCCGGACACCTCGGGCCACTTCTACACGGGCACGCTCGTGGGCACCGCCAGCATCTCCCCGGGCAACGCCGTCACCCAGTCCACCACGGGCTCGCTGTGGGAGCCGCACGGCAAGGGCAAGGCGCTCACGCTGCCCGGCGGGGGTGCCCTGCGCGTGGGCCTGGCGGACGCGTCCAACACCGTGCCCGGCGTGGGCGCCGCCGTCCGGGGCTTCTCGGTCCAGCTCGCCCTGCGGCCGGACGCCACCGTCAACCAGGGCTGCGGCGGCAATCCCTACCGCTACCTCCTGGCCAAGCCGGGCGCGTTGGATCTCATCTACGAGGCCAACGGCGCGGTGAACATGTCCTTCGTCATCAACGGCACCCGGGTGCGCATGGGCTTCAGCCAGGCCCTGCCCAAGGGCAAGTGGACGCACCTGGCCTACACCTGGGACGGGGTGTCGGGCGAGTTCGGCGAGTACATCAACGGCGTGAAGACGAGCCGCGCGCTGCCCACGGCGCCGGGCACCTTCAAGCTCGGCACGGGGGACCTGTTCGTCGGCGCGGGCCCCAACCTGGACACGCAGGCGTGCCCGGCCAATGGCGAGGGCTCCTTCCAGGGCGCCATCGACGAGGTGCGCTTCTTCAGCCAGGCGCGCTCCAACCGCAGCATCTGCCTGACCACGCTCGGCGCCGACTGCAAGGACGCGGCGATCCAGGAGGAGCCCACGGGCCTGCAGTTCGTCATGAACCAGCAGCACCCGGACTGCAACGGCATCGCGGCGCTGGGCACCGAGGCGTGTGCCGTGTCCATGCACCGCGTCTGCGCGCAGCGTGGCGCGGATGACGCCCTGGCGAGCGCCACCAACTTCTATGAAACGCTCCAGCAGGTGGTGGGCAACCGGCCGCCCATCTCGCTGTTGGGGGTGCCCGCGTCGGCCACCGCCACCACGGTGAACGTGGCCTGCGCGCCCATCCAGCACGAGAGCCTCGCCGTCACCTACGAGGAGCTGGCGCGCCGCCATGCCGAGTGCGCCGACGAGCGCGCCTCCCAGAGCACCGCCTGCTCGGCGGCCATCCACCGCTGGTGCAACAGCCTCGGGTGGACCACGGGCCAGCTCTTCGAGATGACGTCCCGGCCGTGGGTGGGCTGCTTCAACTCGGGGCTCGTCCAGGACGTGTCCCGGCAGCAGCTCGGCACGGCCTCGGCCACCGATGTCACCAGCGGCGCCTCGCGCCTGGAGGTCAGCGCGTGGTGCCAGGCGCGCGGCTACGGGGCGGGCGTCGTCCAGGAGTTGGGGGGCGGCAGCGTCGCCCAGGTGCACTGCTTCCAGCCGGCGGTGACGCGCGCCTGGAAGTTCACGCCCTGA
- a CDS encoding DUF3817 domain-containing protein, which produces MLTTSLGRFRLVAFWEGLSFLVLLLIAMPLKYGLGLPQGVRAVGMAHGVLFLAYLLTLMTAALDQGWGLKRVTLAFLASLVPGGTFWLEVHLRREAREPGVLGAP; this is translated from the coding sequence ATGCTGACCACGTCCCTGGGCCGCTTCCGCCTCGTCGCCTTCTGGGAAGGCCTGTCCTTCCTCGTGCTCCTGCTCATCGCCATGCCCTTGAAGTACGGGCTCGGCCTGCCCCAGGGCGTGCGGGCGGTGGGCATGGCGCACGGCGTGCTCTTCCTCGCCTACCTGCTCACGCTGATGACGGCCGCGCTGGACCAGGGCTGGGGCCTCAAGCGGGTGACGCTGGCGTTCCTGGCGTCCCTGGTCCCCGGGGGCACCTTCTGGCTCGAGGTCCACTTGCGCCGCGAGGCCCGGGAGCCCGGGGTGTTGGGGGCTCCCTAG
- a CDS encoding C40 family peptidase: protein MSYRIKSGDTLSAIAKSHHTTVSALMKANPQIKNANKIYAGKSLNLPGARDSFEPGKAGGGKAGGAQAGGKPAGGTGGAGGATAPTGPASRGPKGSPIDIARSHLDKNAASLKLEKNGVGADMEDWVPNNVNCANFVSAVLEQAGQIKDSQHHNAVVGLQKNLDNDPNFKRVSINQAKPGDVVSLKTPGGHHVVLFAGMKNGKPEFIGSNNINKDGSQRISYSQMNYPILSVHQYRG, encoded by the coding sequence ATGAGCTACCGCATCAAGTCCGGTGACACGCTGTCGGCCATCGCGAAGAGCCACCACACGACGGTGAGCGCGCTCATGAAGGCCAACCCGCAGATCAAGAACGCGAACAAGATCTACGCGGGCAAGTCGCTCAACCTCCCGGGCGCGCGCGACAGCTTCGAGCCGGGCAAGGCCGGGGGCGGCAAGGCCGGGGGCGCGCAGGCGGGTGGCAAGCCGGCCGGGGGCACGGGCGGCGCCGGGGGCGCCACGGCCCCCACGGGTCCGGCGTCGCGGGGCCCCAAGGGCAGCCCGATCGACATCGCCCGCTCCCACCTGGACAAGAACGCCGCCAGCCTCAAGCTGGAGAAGAACGGCGTGGGCGCGGACATGGAGGACTGGGTGCCCAACAACGTCAACTGCGCCAACTTCGTCTCCGCGGTCCTGGAGCAGGCCGGGCAGATCAAGGACAGCCAGCACCACAACGCCGTGGTGGGCCTGCAGAAGAACCTGGACAACGACCCGAACTTCAAGCGCGTGTCCATCAACCAGGCCAAGCCGGGGGACGTGGTGTCCCTCAAGACGCCGGGCGGCCACCACGTGGTGCTCTTCGCGGGCATGAAGAACGGCAAGCCCGAGTTCATCGGCTCCAACAACATCAACAAGGACGGGTCGCAGCGCATCAGCTACTCGCAGATGAACTACCCCATCCTGTCGGTCCACCAGTACCGCGGCTGA
- a CDS encoding M57 family metalloprotease, which yields MRKLSMAVLAGMSLVACGGPETVQETTEQRMPTYEEFEASATQDVEGVWIVNGDEAVENLREYYESTVARGDVGSSQGGLAVYNSGGDIKWSATAARNLTYCISKTSFGSNYNAMVTAMNSAAAAWEATANVNFVHASTYDSNCTASQTGVVFDIRQVSGQSYTARAFFPNSGRSARNVLVDSSAFRMTGAWTLAGVLRHELGHTLGFRHEHTRLSSTGCYEDAAWRGLTNYDSSSVMHYPQCKGTQTGDLVLTSMDKTGARALYP from the coding sequence ATGCGCAAGCTGTCCATGGCGGTGCTGGCCGGTATGTCCCTGGTTGCCTGTGGTGGTCCCGAGACGGTGCAGGAGACCACCGAGCAGCGGATGCCCACGTACGAGGAGTTCGAGGCCTCGGCGACCCAGGACGTGGAGGGCGTGTGGATCGTCAACGGTGACGAGGCGGTGGAGAACCTGCGCGAGTACTACGAGTCCACGGTGGCCCGTGGCGACGTGGGCTCCAGCCAGGGCGGTCTGGCCGTGTACAACAGCGGCGGCGACATCAAGTGGAGCGCCACCGCGGCCCGCAACCTGACGTACTGCATCAGCAAGACGTCGTTCGGCTCCAACTACAACGCCATGGTGACCGCGATGAACAGCGCGGCGGCCGCCTGGGAGGCCACGGCGAACGTCAACTTCGTGCACGCGAGCACCTACGACAGCAACTGCACCGCGTCCCAGACGGGCGTGGTGTTCGACATCCGCCAGGTCAGCGGCCAGTCCTACACGGCGCGCGCCTTCTTCCCCAACTCGGGCCGCTCCGCCCGCAACGTTCTCGTCGACAGCTCGGCCTTCCGCATGACGGGGGCCTGGACGCTGGCCGGCGTGCTGCGTCACGAGCTCGGCCACACGCTCGGCTTCCGCCACGAGCACACCCGCCTGTCCAGCACCGGTTGCTACGAGGACGCGGCCTGGCGCGGCCTGACCAACTACGACTCCTCCTCCGTCATGCACTACCCCCAGTGCAAGGGCACCCAGACGGGTGACCTCGTGCTGACGTCCATGGACAAGACGGGCGCCCGCGCCCTCTACCCGTAA
- a CDS encoding DUF2378 family protein, with translation MSEHKLVFATAVEALFVRELGANLTGVGRRLLREVGLDLDQPLEVAYPLAQWKRFVSTASALLYPHLSSSEAHWWMGIHFVEGYLQTSVGRVLADLAPVLGPRRMLERIGADLSSGNNFSEVRLQEHGPRYVELWMNDVLDDHSSFAAGLLLRAQQMAGARNVHVDVWSFDGTAGTFLIRWRDTVRS, from the coding sequence ATGTCGGAGCACAAGCTGGTGTTCGCCACGGCCGTGGAGGCCCTGTTCGTCCGGGAATTGGGCGCGAACCTCACGGGCGTGGGCCGCCGGCTCCTGCGCGAGGTGGGGCTGGATCTGGATCAGCCCCTGGAGGTGGCCTACCCCCTGGCGCAGTGGAAGCGCTTCGTGAGCACCGCCTCGGCGCTCCTCTATCCCCACCTGTCCTCCTCCGAGGCGCACTGGTGGATGGGCATCCACTTCGTGGAGGGCTACCTCCAGACGTCCGTGGGCCGCGTGCTGGCGGACCTGGCGCCGGTGCTGGGACCGCGGCGGATGCTCGAGCGCATCGGCGCGGACCTGAGCAGCGGCAACAACTTCAGCGAGGTGCGCCTGCAGGAACACGGGCCGCGCTACGTGGAGCTGTGGATGAACGACGTGCTGGATGACCACTCCTCCTTCGCCGCGGGCCTGCTCCTGCGGGCCCAGCAGATGGCCGGCGCGCGCAACGTCCACGTGGATGTCTGGTCCTTCGACGGCACCGCCGGCACCTTCCTCATCCGCTGGCGCGACACTGTCCGGAGTTGA
- a CDS encoding DNA topoisomerase 3, with the protein MGEAVRGVLAVVAEKPSMARDIARAVGAREQGDGFFRGNGYVVTWAIGHLVTLAEPEKMRAEWGGRWRRELLPMLPAEWPLVVADKTASQFQVVRRVMNAPEVDGVVCATDAGREGELIFRYIYEAAGCRKPIRRLWISSLTEAAILAGFRALKPGREYEPLADAARGRSRADWLVGMNLTRLYTVVGAGGTLSVGRVQTPTLAMVVERELAIRDFVPQDYLEVVGTFGPVGSEAPQGLYQGTWFRPMLPGQEKDWDARAARRLSADGEEARAVVARVETGRAAVESVTSETKKMAPPLLYDLTELQRHANRLHGYSAQRTLELAQALYEKHKLLSYPRTASRHLSQQIAQTLPDVVAAIRAPFAAQLAPGTGSRPLGRRFVDDAKVTDHHAIIPTTTSPESARLSVDERRVYELVCRRLLAAWHEDFVWSVTTVITAVTSAATSAAATVDRFHSTGTMVQREGWKVLDVGGGQKAPRTPTGKAKKEGEAEAEEPEDEQDLPSGLVQGLARAVREVKPVTKRTRPPPRLTDASLLTAMETAGRLLDDKELADAMRESGLGTPATRASIIETLLEREYLVRRGKSFEATEKGIALIRCVHPDVKSPAMTGQWEAWLRRIEQGSGDLDSFIQGIEAYVREVVGKVPASLAMPPGSQGPASARRSRTPGESPAVSASGALSMSSSKSSLMSSGASSRQASLALPETPRPERTSRTPTPPGELRGLLQSVFGFPDFRPYQEAVCRTATEGKDLLLVMPTGAGKSLCYQLPGLARAGTTLVISPLIALMEDQVARLRSLGLAAERIHSGRGRPASRQACADYLEGKLDFLFIAPERLGVPGFVELLARRTPALVAVDEAHCISQWGHDFRPDYRLLGGRLPMLRPAPIIALTATATPDVQRDIVQQLGLEGARGATARTFIHGFRRTNIAIEVRELNPGQRSEAIRELLAEPGHRPAIVYAATRKHAEQYTESLAADFSTGTYHAGLSASERESVQTAFLGGKLDVIVATTAFGMGIDKADVRTVVHAALPASVEGYYQELGRAGRDGRPSRAVLLHGFIDRRTHEFFHQRDYPEPSVLERLQRAVREEAEPKESLAARVRMASDVFDKALEQLWIHGGVEISPDESVRLGKPGWKASYSAQREHKQGQLEHMARYAEAHGCRMKHLVSHFGDVQDTGAACGLCDVCAPEACATLRFGEPTAAEAQALARILGALHERDAQATGRLHRELFGEALARRDFERLLGGLVRAGLARLSEDTFEKDGQRIAFQRVALTPEGRRVHAPAPGTVQLPLAAEAAPKKGTARGGRRAVRTKKAATPGKGRKRATSRRSRAGEEVDADAEVAPAPSPGREALSRALDRSRRSGATWGVNVGAGSEASPQLVEALKAWRLTEARRRRVPAFRILTDRVLDAIASARPQDGAALRRIHGVGPTLTERYGDTLLALVGRARV; encoded by the coding sequence ATGGGTGAGGCAGTCCGGGGTGTGCTGGCCGTGGTGGCGGAGAAGCCGTCCATGGCGCGTGACATCGCCCGGGCGGTGGGCGCTCGGGAGCAGGGCGACGGGTTCTTCCGGGGCAACGGCTACGTGGTGACGTGGGCCATCGGCCACCTGGTGACGCTGGCCGAGCCGGAGAAGATGCGCGCCGAGTGGGGCGGCCGGTGGCGGCGCGAGCTGTTGCCGATGCTGCCCGCGGAGTGGCCGCTGGTGGTGGCGGACAAGACGGCGAGCCAGTTCCAGGTGGTGCGCCGGGTGATGAACGCGCCCGAGGTGGACGGGGTGGTGTGCGCCACGGACGCCGGGCGCGAGGGCGAGCTCATCTTCCGCTACATCTACGAGGCGGCCGGGTGCCGCAAGCCCATCCGGCGCTTGTGGATCTCCTCGCTCACGGAGGCGGCCATCCTCGCGGGCTTCCGCGCGCTCAAGCCGGGGCGGGAGTACGAGCCCCTGGCGGACGCGGCCCGGGGCCGCAGCCGGGCCGACTGGCTCGTGGGGATGAACCTCACGCGCCTCTATACGGTGGTGGGCGCCGGAGGAACGCTGTCGGTGGGCCGGGTGCAGACGCCCACGCTGGCCATGGTGGTGGAGCGCGAGCTGGCCATCCGCGACTTCGTGCCCCAGGACTACCTGGAGGTGGTGGGCACCTTCGGGCCCGTGGGGAGCGAGGCGCCGCAGGGGCTCTACCAGGGCACCTGGTTCCGGCCCATGCTCCCTGGCCAGGAGAAGGACTGGGACGCGCGGGCCGCCCGGCGGTTGAGCGCGGATGGCGAGGAGGCCCGGGCGGTGGTGGCGCGGGTGGAGACGGGCCGCGCGGCCGTGGAGTCCGTCACCTCCGAGACCAAGAAGATGGCGCCGCCGCTGCTCTACGATCTCACGGAGCTGCAGCGCCACGCCAACCGCCTCCATGGCTACAGCGCCCAGCGCACCCTGGAGCTGGCCCAGGCGCTGTACGAGAAGCACAAGCTCTTGAGCTACCCGCGCACCGCCAGCCGTCACCTCTCGCAGCAGATCGCCCAGACGCTGCCGGACGTGGTGGCCGCCATCCGCGCGCCCTTCGCGGCCCAGCTCGCGCCCGGCACGGGCTCGCGTCCGCTCGGCCGCCGCTTCGTGGACGACGCCAAGGTGACCGACCACCACGCCATCATCCCCACGACGACCTCGCCCGAGAGCGCGCGCCTGTCCGTGGACGAGCGGCGTGTCTACGAGCTCGTGTGCCGACGGCTGCTCGCGGCGTGGCACGAGGACTTCGTCTGGTCCGTGACGACCGTCATCACCGCCGTCACCTCGGCGGCCACCTCCGCGGCGGCCACCGTCGATCGCTTCCACAGCACGGGCACCATGGTGCAGCGCGAGGGCTGGAAGGTGCTGGACGTGGGCGGCGGACAGAAGGCGCCCCGCACCCCGACGGGCAAGGCGAAGAAGGAGGGCGAGGCCGAGGCGGAGGAGCCCGAGGACGAGCAGGACCTGCCCTCGGGGCTCGTCCAGGGGCTCGCTCGCGCGGTGCGCGAGGTGAAGCCGGTGACCAAGCGCACCCGGCCGCCGCCCCGCCTCACGGACGCGAGCCTGCTCACCGCCATGGAGACCGCGGGCCGCCTGCTCGACGACAAGGAGCTGGCGGACGCGATGCGCGAGTCCGGCCTGGGCACGCCCGCCACGCGCGCCTCCATCATCGAGACGCTCCTGGAGCGCGAGTACCTGGTGCGGCGCGGCAAGTCCTTCGAGGCGACGGAGAAGGGCATCGCCCTCATCCGCTGCGTCCATCCGGACGTGAAGAGCCCGGCCATGACGGGCCAGTGGGAAGCCTGGCTGCGGCGCATCGAACAGGGCAGTGGCGACCTGGACTCCTTCATCCAGGGCATCGAGGCCTATGTCCGCGAGGTGGTGGGCAAGGTGCCCGCCTCGCTCGCCATGCCCCCGGGCTCCCAGGGCCCCGCCAGCGCCCGTCGCTCGCGCACCCCCGGGGAGTCGCCCGCGGTGTCCGCGTCGGGCGCCCTGTCGATGTCCTCGTCGAAGTCCTCGTTGATGTCGTCCGGTGCCTCCTCCCGGCAGGCCTCGCTCGCCCTGCCGGAGACGCCCCGTCCCGAGCGCACCTCCCGCACGCCCACGCCGCCCGGCGAGCTGCGCGGCCTGCTCCAGTCCGTGTTCGGCTTTCCGGACTTCCGCCCCTACCAGGAGGCGGTGTGCCGCACGGCCACCGAGGGCAAGGACTTGCTGCTGGTGATGCCCACCGGCGCGGGCAAGTCCCTGTGCTACCAGCTGCCGGGCCTGGCGCGCGCCGGGACCACGCTCGTCATCAGTCCGCTCATCGCGCTCATGGAGGACCAGGTGGCGCGGCTGCGCTCGCTGGGGCTCGCCGCCGAGCGCATCCACTCGGGCCGGGGCCGTCCCGCCTCGCGCCAGGCGTGCGCGGACTACCTCGAGGGCAAGCTCGACTTCCTCTTCATCGCGCCCGAGCGGCTCGGCGTGCCGGGCTTCGTGGAGCTGCTCGCCCGGCGCACGCCCGCGCTGGTGGCGGTGGACGAGGCGCACTGCATCTCGCAGTGGGGCCATGACTTCCGGCCGGACTACCGGCTGTTGGGCGGGCGCCTGCCCATGCTCCGGCCCGCGCCCATCATCGCGCTGACCGCCACGGCCACGCCGGACGTGCAGCGCGACATCGTCCAACAGCTCGGCCTGGAGGGCGCGCGGGGCGCCACCGCGCGCACCTTCATCCACGGCTTTCGGCGCACCAACATCGCCATCGAGGTGCGCGAGCTCAACCCGGGCCAGCGCTCCGAGGCCATCCGCGAGCTGCTCGCCGAGCCCGGACACCGGCCCGCCATCGTCTACGCCGCCACGCGCAAGCACGCCGAGCAGTACACGGAGAGCCTCGCCGCGGACTTCTCCACGGGCACCTACCACGCGGGCCTGAGCGCCTCGGAGCGCGAGTCGGTGCAGACGGCGTTCCTCGGCGGCAAGCTGGACGTCATCGTGGCGACGACCGCGTTCGGCATGGGCATCGACAAGGCGGACGTGCGCACCGTGGTGCACGCCGCGCTGCCCGCGAGCGTGGAGGGCTACTACCAGGAGCTGGGCCGCGCGGGCCGTGACGGCAGGCCCTCGCGCGCGGTGCTCCTGCACGGCTTCATCGACCGGCGCACCCACGAGTTCTTCCACCAGCGCGACTACCCCGAGCCCTCCGTGCTCGAGCGGCTCCAGCGTGCCGTGCGCGAGGAGGCCGAGCCCAAGGAGTCCCTCGCCGCCCGGGTGCGCATGGCCTCGGACGTGTTCGACAAGGCGCTCGAGCAGCTGTGGATCCACGGCGGCGTGGAGATCTCCCCGGACGAGTCCGTGCGCCTGGGCAAGCCGGGCTGGAAGGCCTCGTACAGCGCGCAGCGCGAGCACAAGCAGGGCCAGCTCGAGCACATGGCGCGCTACGCCGAGGCCCACGGGTGCCGGATGAAGCACCTGGTGTCCCACTTCGGTGACGTGCAGGACACGGGCGCCGCCTGCGGCCTGTGTGACGTGTGCGCCCCCGAGGCCTGCGCCACCCTGCGCTTTGGCGAGCCCACCGCCGCCGAGGCCCAGGCGCTCGCCCGCATCCTCGGGGCGCTGCACGAGCGCGATGCCCAGGCCACGGGCCGGCTGCACCGCGAGCTGTTCGGCGAGGCCCTCGCCCGTCGCGACTTCGAGCGGCTGCTCGGCGGCCTCGTCCGGGCCGGACTCGCGCGGCTGTCCGAGGACACCTTCGAGAAGGATGGCCAGCGCATCGCCTTCCAGCGCGTGGCGCTCACCCCCGAGGGCCGCCGCGTCCACGCGCCCGCGCCGGGCACCGTGCAACTGCCCCTGGCCGCGGAGGCCGCCCCCAAGAAGGGCACCGCGCGGGGCGGGCGACGCGCGGTCCGCACGAAGAAGGCCGCCACCCCGGGCAAGGGCCGCAAGCGCGCGACCTCCCGGCGCTCCCGTGCCGGGGAGGAGGTCGACGCGGACGCCGAGGTCGCGCCCGCGCCATCCCCGGGCCGCGAGGCCTTGAGCCGGGCGTTGGACCGCTCGCGGCGCAGCGGCGCGACCTGGGGGGTGAACGTGGGGGCGGGCAGCGAGGCCTCGCCCCAGCTCGTGGAGGCCCTGAAGGCCTGGCGGCTGACCGAGGCCCGTCGCCGCCGCGTGCCCGCCTTCCGCATCCTCACGGACCGGGTGCTGGACGCCATCGCCAGCGCGCGGCCCCAGGATGGCGCCGCGCTCCGGCGCATCCACGGTGTCGGCCCCACGCTCACCGAGCGCTACGGCGATACCCTCCTGGCGCTGGTGGGCCGCGCACGGGTGTAG
- a CDS encoding pyridoxal phosphate-dependent aminotransferase, translating into MALELTSLFGPRRDDTVGTMAQGLQGSEILRIAAEIRELVAQGRQVCNLTVGDFDPRHFPIPQALASGITAGLAAGETNYPPSDGMPALRQAVQRFYERALGLKYPLESVLITAGARPIIYGVFRTVLNPGDTVVYPVPSWNNNHYVHMMGARPVEVKTDAALGFMPTVEQLAPHLSEARLLCLCSPLNPTGTMISPEALRDIGQRVLAENRRREAAGARPLLVLFDQIYWTLTFGERRHVTPLELVPELAPYTVFVDGISKAFAATGVRVGWALGPPSIISRMKDVLGHVGAWAPKAEQVAVARFLDDTSAMSTFLDAMRQHLNERLVALHQGFTAMREAGLPVRSIEPQGAIYLSVQFNLVGRGALRTNTDIRKLLLERAGFALVPFQAFGLQEDTGWFRLSVGAVSMEEIRAALPRVEAVLREVAG; encoded by the coding sequence ATGGCGCTTGAACTCACCTCCCTGTTTGGTCCCCGACGGGATGACACCGTTGGCACCATGGCCCAGGGTCTCCAGGGCAGCGAAATCCTGCGCATCGCGGCGGAGATCCGGGAGCTGGTGGCCCAGGGTCGCCAGGTGTGCAACCTGACCGTGGGCGACTTCGATCCCCGCCACTTCCCCATTCCCCAGGCCCTGGCGTCGGGCATCACCGCGGGGCTGGCGGCGGGCGAGACGAACTATCCGCCCTCGGACGGCATGCCCGCGCTGCGTCAGGCCGTGCAGCGCTTCTACGAGCGGGCGCTGGGCCTGAAGTACCCCCTGGAGAGCGTGCTCATCACCGCGGGGGCCCGGCCCATCATCTACGGCGTGTTCCGCACGGTGCTCAACCCGGGGGACACGGTCGTCTATCCGGTGCCCTCGTGGAACAACAACCACTACGTGCACATGATGGGCGCCCGGCCGGTGGAGGTGAAGACGGACGCCGCCCTGGGCTTCATGCCCACCGTGGAGCAGCTCGCGCCGCACCTGTCCGAGGCCCGCCTGCTGTGCCTGTGCAGCCCGCTCAACCCCACGGGCACGATGATCTCCCCCGAGGCCCTGCGCGACATCGGCCAGCGGGTGCTGGCGGAGAACCGCCGCCGCGAGGCCGCGGGCGCCCGGCCCCTGCTGGTGCTGTTCGATCAGATCTACTGGACGCTCACCTTCGGCGAGCGCCGCCACGTCACCCCCCTGGAGCTGGTGCCGGAGCTGGCGCCCTACACGGTGTTCGTGGACGGCATCTCCAAGGCATTCGCGGCCACGGGCGTGCGCGTGGGGTGGGCCCTGGGGCCGCCCTCCATCATCTCGCGCATGAAGGACGTGCTGGGCCACGTGGGGGCCTGGGCCCCCAAGGCCGAGCAGGTCGCCGTGGCGCGCTTCCTGGACGACACGTCCGCCATGTCCACCTTCCTCGACGCCATGCGCCAGCACCTCAACGAGCGCCTGGTGGCGCTGCACCAGGGCTTCACCGCGATGCGCGAGGCGGGTCTGCCCGTGCGCTCCATCGAGCCGCAGGGCGCCATCTACCTGTCCGTCCAGTTCAACCTGGTGGGCCGGGGCGCGCTGCGCACCAACACCGATATCCGCAAGCTGTTGCTGGAGCGGGCGGGCTTCGCGCTCGTGCCCTTCCAGGCCTTTGGGCTCCAGGAGGACACGGGCTGGTTCCGCCTGTCGGTGGGCGCCGTGTCGATGGAGGAGATCCGCGCGGCGCTGCCCCGGGTGGAGGCGGTGCTGCGCGAGGTGGCCGGGTAG